AGGAGAAGGATTTGATTGTGAGGGGGTAGCTGAATGCATTTCAtacattatattttctttttctttaaaaaactaataaaataaggTAATTTTATTTGCAAAAAGTTGACAAATCAGTAGGTTAACCTGAAAACTTTTAATTTCCAACCATAGTGactttcataaaattaaattaaaattcaataaattttatgaaatcaaattaaaGTTTGTGACTTTTATGAAAACGCCCATAGTTAAGTGACAACGTGTGGTATTTACTAGGCTCTTTGCTCGTTTTAGGTTCTCCTCCACCTTCTCACCAGACTTTACCTCTGATTCCAAATTATATAGGTATCTTTTTGCAAATTTTAGTTGCTGatgttacaatgtaaattgaacCTTGCCCATGGAACTCTTGACAAGAGTGATGAATATTTAGCATTtgaaagtagatttgaattttgagccattagagttttattttgtcgCTTCCAAGTTATAAAATTCCATTATTTTCGTGAAGTTATATAAATTGTTGCTGAGGAATTATGAGTTTTGTATGTAACTTTGAAGAAACTGTTAGAAAATTTGGGTAGACTTTTTAGGATAAAAAATGACactctaaataaatttttattaatttgtgtTGGATAAATTAcatatttattcaatttaatttaggttTATTCAAGTGATTGAATTATTTTACACATCAAAATTATTAGCTAATCTAATAGTACAACACAACCACTTTTATATTACTCTTTTATTTCATATTCTTTCAATGTGGGATTCCCAATGTATGATAATTTCTAATAATACAAAATCTATCAACATGGCAAGTACAGAGCATATTTTGAATCATACCAATGCCTTGAGTACGACACTCTCATACTCTAACAATTTTCTCTATTCtcacttggatggaaattctaGCTCTCATCTCACTTCACTCTCGTGCCCAAAAACTTGAAGAAGCATGGCTATTTATAGCCTGAAAAGTAGAGATGTCAAAAGTTCCCGAACCCGATTCGActtatatattgttaaaataatatctaaaacttgtATTtctaattatgttttattttttaataaataaaattatattatatactaataaattaaaatgaaaaaattttaaaaaaaaagtaaaaagaaaactCCTCATAGGGAAATCCGTTCTGCCCCACTCCCCAATAGGAAAGTCCCCGCGCTGACCCTGAACTACTGTGGGGTAGGGACGGGGGAGCGATCTCCGCTCCGAACCTACCCCGTTGCCATTTCTACTGAAAAGGTCCcataacatttaattgaaatccaAGCAAatgtaagaaaaaaattaattcaaagatTTTGGATGATTTTAACCATGTGctcaaatattcaaactaaattagtATTGACTTCAAGAggaacattattattattattattattattattattattattattattatttgatttaaactACGAAATTGGCTAGCTGCAATATTTTTTTCTTAGTTCTTAGTAAGTGCTTTTGTTTGCTAGGATCAAGATTTCTTGCTCCGTTAACCCTCACGCTATCAACACTATTTTTAATTCCTCACCATGTTGCCCCTAATCCCATGACACGGGTTCATGGAGCATTGTTGTTCCATAATCTAGTGAATGGAAATCAAATTTTAGGTGCTTTCTTGCCTACCCCTTTATCTGTTAAATATCTGCAAGACTGTTATACATTCATGTTCCTCAAATAGGATTCACATTGTTTTCTTTTGTACTAGCAGTCAATCTATTTTATTTTGGTTAGTCTTGCTCAAAGGTTTTAAAAAAAGTTTGTCTGGTAGCACTACAAAAAACAGTCTCTTTAGTAGTGAAATTTTTCCCCACTAAATGTGGAAATTTCGCCACTAATATTTTTAGTGGCGAAACAAAATTTCCCCACTAGTTCACCACTAAAGGTGCGTCACTAGAGCAATTAGTAGGGAAATTTTATTTCGCcactaaataaaaatattagtgGTGAAATCACATTTTCCACTAAAAGCTCTTCTCTTTAGTGGGGAAATTTATTTTCCCTACAAATTGTATCATCTTTAGTGGGGAAAAATTTCCCCACTAAAATGCTTGCTTTTAGTGAGGAAATGACAATTCCCCACAAATTGACATCCTGTTTGGTGGAGAAAAATTTCCCAACTAAAAGATTTGAAATTATTGGGTAAATAGTAATCCCCATAAATTGATCTCCTCTTTAGTAAGGAAAAAATTTCCCcactaaaatatttgaaattggtGGGGAAATGGCAATCTCCCATAAATTGTAAAGCATTAGCGTCCAATGTTTTACCTATTGAAATATTTCAATTTCCTTACATTAATTAATTCAAAGAttacaataatataataatagctacaatttataaatatataatcatTTACATAGCACAAAATAGAATCTATACATCAAAATGTTATAAATATCTTCCCAAAATGGACATAGCTCATTTAGTTGTATTTACATAAACAAAAGTATGAAGCAACATGTTTCATACAAAAAGGAGAGCACTTATTGAGGATCGACTAATAATCATATACATGCCATCGATCTTTGTCCATATGGAAGCACAACTTTAAGGCCTAATCAAGCGAAACAATATGATATTAGAATTCATCATAAACAGATTACAAAGTTATTATGAGAGCATGaaaaagtagaaaattgaaattaaaatatgaGCTTCTAATGTACAATTATATAATTCACCAAATTAAAAATATGATGCTACATATAGGTAGAGAATATTTGTGACCTTTCGACAAAATGGTTTAATAAACTTGATCAAATCTAGACCATTGTCTTCTTTGATCTACATTTTGCAATTAAAGAAATGCAAGTGTTATATATGACAAATATATGGAAATAAAAGCTCGAAATCATTGGTTGATAATAACTTGCTAATTATATTCATTTAACAAAATGAAAGCATCTACATAAATGCAAAACTAGCACAAATGATATAAAGTAAAAAACATATACCTAGCATCAAAAACAAAAAAGTTAACTTCTTATTAAGTAGTCCTTTTACTTCTCATTCACCTTAGCTATCTTCCTTGATAAATTTCCTTGTGAAATATATAAAGATGATAATTTTCTTCCATTTGACAAAATAGTTTTAGAAAGGTAAATTTATATAACTAAATCATGTAATGTCCAAGAAATCAAATTATGAGGAAATTAAAGCATATTAGAACtaataattgtttgaatggatTGCTTCTTAAACACTTTCCCAGGAGTGGACATGGACATGTGCATTGTTCTTTGATCTAAAATAACAAAGTAGATATTAGTCTCttgaaccttttttttttaaataaaaaaaaataaaatgttataaaaaaatatatttatatataagtaCAAACATTTTTCACTTCTTATGTGAATCATGTAAAATTCTATATCTTTTGAAGCAAATTTACGTGTTGATCATTTCATTCTAGCCTGAAAAGTTGAACATATATTAGAAGATATTAGACACATATAGAAGCAACTCATAGTAATGAGAATGAGGCTATTTATTGTTACATACATCAATATCCTTCATATGATCATATTCAAGCATTGAATTCTTCATTACCTATAAAGATGAAATAAACAAAATGTAATGATTAACCTGAACAAGATAATGTAATATGTAATAATTGTTGAAGTAAGATTGAAGAAGCAAAATAATTAGCTAACAGTGTGGTGAGAATTGTGCGTCAAAGTTATGGGTCCAACCTGAAAGTTCAATAAGTAAAAAATATAAGGTACATATAGAAGCtattccttaaaaaaaaaaaataggtcATTTATTGTTACATACACCAATATCTTCTAAATGATCAATTTCAAGCATTGAATTCTTTGTAGGATATAAAGAGGACACAATATATTGTCAAAATGTAATGAATCacttaaataatataatgtataaGTAATAATTCTTAATGTAAACTTCAAGAAGAAAAGGGCAAAAAAAACTTACACTTTGGTGAGAATCGTGAGTTGGTGAGAATCATGCATTGAGCATTTGTACTTGAAAGTTCAACATGAAGTAAAAGATATGAAGCACGTAAAAACTCTTTACTAATAAGATTTGGGTCATTTATTGTTACATACATTAATATCCTTCATATGATCAGTTTCTCGCATTAAATTCTTTGTAAGATGTAAAGATGGAATAAAATCCTGTAAAAAAAGCAATGAACCATTGACTAAGATAATCTAATAAGTAATAATTGTTGAAGTAAAATTAGAGAAGGAAAAAATAACTAACAGTGGATACGTAATCAAGCATAGAGGAAAATTCTTGTTGAAGTAATGAGCACATTTCATTTCGTATCTCATCACGCAACTCGGCCTTCACTTTATCACGAATTTTAGCTTCCTTTTTTGTAGAAAACTCAGCTACTTGTCTTTCCACTTCAACTTGTATTCGAGCATTAATAGCATTTTCATCAAGAGTAGAGCCATGTTGATCTTGACCTCCATGATAAACACGTTTCAAAGGAGGCCAGCCTTCTCTCATGCCTCTTTGGTACCTTGATTCATgtcctaaaataaattatatatgctTCAGTGGTTGAAAGATTATCCACCCTATGCTCTTCCAATTGTGCTTTATGTAAATCCAATGGCTTTTGATATGCTTCCTCAGCCTCTTTATCAACCCAAtttccatccttcttttttctTTGTTTCACAAAAAGTCTTATATACTCtggttctttgacattttcttttTAAGTTTTAGATTGCtacaattaataataaataacagTTACAAAGTGTGCTTGACATTAATTAATGCTAAATAAGAAAGTTTAAAACACAATTACCATTTCATATGCAATCTTTGCAATGGACTTCGTGCCAACACATGCCAACATCTCTTGCTTCTCCCTATTCCTAGAATTGGTCCCACTTATATGCCATAATagacataaaatatatatatatatatatataagaaatttaaaaaaatacagTTAAGGTTtttaaaataagtttaaaaaaataggTGCACTTCaaccaaataaaaaataattggttTCACTTAGATGCTATGTTAGGGCCTCACTGCACTTCTAAAGTGCAACAATGGGCTACACTTTTTAAGTGCATATAATGTGACCCCTTACTTCTTTTGTATTctttaaaaaacttttaaaagaTAACTTAATAACAATCAAATTCCATAAAATAACTAAACTTGAAATTTTTTAGTTCCCCAATATTTTTCGACTAACCACTTTCAATCTTCTTCGTCAATATCATTAGAACAGTTATTTAACCTTTCCCTATCAGTTTTATACTTGCAATAATACTTCTTCCTCAAGTTGTACTACCAATTTCCAAATCTTTTCATTATCATTCTCCATGTAGCACAATCAACATTAGAATTGTTAGGAAATACAAACTTTTCTTGAAACCAATAATGtaagaaataaatgaaaataagacTATTGTATCATACACATTTACgagatatttaattaatttttgaaaagttaagagtgaaaaaaaaaaaaaaaaaccttcactTCTTTCATGAGCCGGCCTTTGATCTTTGAATCAATATGTACCCATTTCAAAATATTCAAAGGACAATATTGCTTAACAAGTTAACTTGTCTCAGTAATAAATTATTGTGCATTTTCACCAATAGCTCTCATCAATAATGGTGGTATATCAACTTTCACTGGTGCTTTGTTTGCCTCTCTCTTCTTTTTCCATTTTGTCCCTCGAGTTCTTCCACGTCTAATTCTTACTACTACATTAAGAACTAAAGAAAAGAATGGTACATTGTCAAAAATAATTACAAAACTAAATATATTTTGCAAACAGGACAAGTATTTAGGCATAAGACCATGTTAACAATATACCTGACTCAGCCTCAATTGCCTCTAAAGgttcaactttcatgttttaagtatttgatagaaatctaaacacatgcAAGCACctaaagtaaaataataataataataataataataataataataataataataataataataataataataataataataataaataaaaacataTCATAAAAAAGTACTTTATACCAAATAATAATTGTACTAAacaataataaatgatataaaagCACAAAAGAGACTtaaaaaagttgtatt
Above is a genomic segment from Hevea brasiliensis isolate MT/VB/25A 57/8 chromosome 17, ASM3005281v1, whole genome shotgun sequence containing:
- the LOC110660332 gene encoding uncharacterized protein LOC110660332 → MREGWPPLKRVYHGGQDQHGSTLDENAINARIQVEVERQVAEFSTKKEAKIRDKVKAELRDEIRNEMCSLLQQEFSSMLDYVSTDFIPSLHLTKNLMRETDHMKDINVMKNSMLEYDHMKDIDIKEDNGLDLIKFIKPFCRKALKLCFHMDKDRWHVYDY